The following coding sequences lie in one Brachionichthys hirsutus isolate HB-005 chromosome 15, CSIRO-AGI_Bhir_v1, whole genome shotgun sequence genomic window:
- the arhgap30 gene encoding rho GTPase-activating protein 30, whose amino-acid sequence MRRVRRRGGHKEKVFGCDLLVHLNASSQEIPQVLRCCSEFVETHGIVDGIYRLSGVSSDIQKLRTEFESEGSPDLNKDVYLQDIHCVSSLCKAYFRELPNPLLTYQLYDKFAEAVSIQLEEERLVKIRDVLQELSAPHYRTLEFLMRHLVRMASYSSETNMHARNLAIVWAPNLLRSKDIELSGFNGKAAFMEVRVQSIVVEFILTHVPQLFAEHDSGVSYERRKSLPSPSAVCNQEEAALRAAFTQPVSSFGLISPGDGPLPIRPYHAIIEGPDKRKGSLKGRKWMSIFNIGGRFHDRRPKHASKGKDEAVLRPARSMDSLQTPSYPKEGSLRITQIPSSADTSTTSSLITPSLKSGSDVAASSGAMSGSEYAVTYRRGTGIVSGGLGTQGTYTALDLDGLGVTANEALQLRSPGHTSKGRRAAMHITGPTMVTVPLHITSNLALGVLQGGGGGRVVHCGWDKDEGGRAEGKEGGEKVEMRESKGMEWTVDDSRKVEEESHRSSVVDGEMVESGEGGEEGEREKDEEEEVTKEWRWKPELGTRVPDVCREQRDEGLTSSTEEGRDEDDASDVKDVVENTECMDMKGAKQADFQLEVNQCGDECSFEDPDMFDSTQEEGDDLGLSGYVQDNFEFLDLVDCSVPYQVNEFSVEPPCYSDDEYEVVDQAQASSPAELHLQPGSEAQAQSRTEANRTRVLSTDSYNRHAKSLSLPHMSRPLHGAEESCSEEEAEDDSDDDDDDDDDDYSSEDDESMFVKSLPADLFLHDVSRFEPDADTRDCWALDRDQLYQLQISGGRECRMPDYEFPTGKESTAGDQEQVEVNIKGEADSPEEKDLRRMEEGEDQLESNTLSEVSEQHHCVEDDTQKDKMRPSVSEASTRLSVDYLLPCNDESSTSADTTIKEREVVDNQQSDFLACRASSGQTEIPEASVKESGDVSVSSTEQPGTCVRVDVGQKDGEDVKVRKEIEDVGEEREIGENDQSMWGETSKDGIKVSADIKQVEKMQESSKEQDIGTGGTSSDDSEDTTEHLTVRVEEQIGKVTGDEMVEDDEGRTNEAEATMEEEKESMETTEDNLIDTNTEEEFEEEDTSLKQAAKSRGKSSINNETPHDDKKDMISKEEENNGKRTSEALITSDMKDVRESRKLEESILMKGGVGRQLVISKHPKVFQVKAVPIVPPKPQHCKLTAMTLRQQQQQREGNDGGRSKENLARVPTEREAVCTEDQGRMEKPTLKGEEKERDRRRDGEERAKRDGSRQSPLSMCFDEAVAIATMRREKEKERQREWGNEVQ is encoded by the exons TTCCTCAGGTCTTGCGATGCTGCAGTGAGTTTGTTGAGACACATGGAATCGTGGATGGAATCTACAGGTTATCTGGAGTGTCATCCGACATTCAAAAACTAAG gacagagTTTGAGAGTGAGGGCAGCCCAGATCTGAACAAGGACGTGTACCTGCAGGACATCCACTGCGTCAGCTCTCTGTGTAAAGCTTATTTCAGAGAGCTGCCCAACCCTCTGCTCACGTACCAGCTGTACGACAAGTTTGCT GAAGCCGTTTCcatccagctggaggaggagaggctcgTAAAGATCAGAGATGTGTTGCAAGAACTATCGGCACCACATTACAG GACTCTGGAGTTTCTGATGCGCCACCTTGTCAGGATGGCCTCGTATTCGTCAGAGACCAACATGCACGCTCGGAACTTGGCCATCGTCTGGGCCCCCAATCTGCTCAG GTCAAAGGACATTGAGCTGTCCGGGTTTAATGGTAAAGCAGCTTTCATGGAGGTCAGAGTTCAGTCCATCGTGGTGGAGTTCATCCTCACACACGTCCCTCAGCTGTTTGCTGAAC atGACTCAGGTGTATCATATGAGAGAAGGAAGTCCCTCCCATCCCCATCAGCAGTGTGCAACCAGGAAGAAGCAGCGTTGAGAGCTGCTTTTACTCAGCCTGTCTCCAGCTTTGGTTTAATCAGTCCCGGGGATGGCCCCCTACCCATCAGGCCCTACCACGCTATCATTGAAGGTCCTGACAA GAGGAAAGGGTCCCTTAAAGGCAGGAAGTGGATGTCCATCTTCAACATCGGAGGTCGATTCCATGACCGGAGACCCAAACACGCATCCAAAG GGAAAGACGAGGCTGTTTTAAGACCAGCACGAAGCATGGACTCCCTCCAAACCCCGTCTTACCCAAAAGAAG GTTCCCTTCGTATCACCCAGATCCCTTCTTCTGCCGACACCTCCACCACGTCTTCCCTCATCACCCCTTCTCTCAAGTCTGGCTCAGATGTTGCCGCATCCAGCGGTGCAATGAGTGGCAGTGAATACGCTGTAACCTACCGCAGGGGGACGGGGATAGTGAGTGGGGGTCTGGGGACCCAGGGCACATACACCGCCCTCGATCTCGATGGTTTAGGAGTCACAGCCAATGAGGCGCTCCAGCTCAGATCCCCAGGACACACAAGTAAAGGTCGAAGGGCAGCTATGCACATCACAGGGCCCACCATGGTCACTGTGCCCCTGCATATCACATCTAACCTCGCATTAGGGGTTCTGCAAGGGGGCGGGGGCGGCAGGGTGGTTCATTGCGGCTGGGACAAGGATGAAGGGGGCAGGGCTGAAGgtaaggagggaggagaaaaagtGGAAATGAGGGAAAGCAAGGGAATGGAATGGACGGTGGATGACAGTAGAAAGGTCGAGGAAGAGAGTCATAGAAGTAGCGTGGTAGATGGGGAAATGGTGGAaagtggggaggggggagaagaaggtgaaagagagaaagatgaggaggaggaggtcacaAAGGAGTGGAGATGGAAGCCGGAGCTGGGGACCAGAGTTCCAGATGTGTGCAGAGAGCAACGAGACGAAGGCCTGACCTCCAGCACTGAGGAAGgtcgtgatgaagatgatgccaGCGATGTAAAGGATGTTGTTGAAAACACTGAATGCATGG ATATGAAAGGGGCGAAGCAAGCGGATTTTCAGCTGGAGGTGAATCAGTGTGGGGATGAATGTTCGTTCGAAGATCCAGACATGTTTGACTCGACTCAAGAGGAAGGGGATGACCTGGGGCTGTCAGGCTATGTGCAAGATAACTTTGAGTTCCTGGACCTTGTGGATTGCAGTGTCCCCTATCAG GTGAACGAGTTCTCCGTCGAGCCTCCTTGCTACTCAGATGATGAGTATGAAGTCGTGGATCAGGCTCAAGCTTCTTCTCCTGCAGagctccacctgcagcctgGTTCTGAAGCTCAGGCCCAGAGCCGCACAGAGGCGAACAGAACCAGGGTGCTCAGCACAGACTCGTATAACCGACACGCCAAATCACTCAGCTTGCCTCACATGAGCAGACCCCTCCACGGAGCAGAGGAGTCCTGCtctgaagaggaggcagaggatgacagcgatgatgatgatgatgatgatgatgatgattacagCAGTGAGGATGATGAGAGTATGTTTGTTAAAAGTCTCCCTGCTGATCTCTTCTTGCATGACGTGAGCAGGTTTGAGCCGGACGCTGATACACGAGACTGTTGGGCTCTTGATAGAGATCAGTTGTATCAGTTACAGATCTCTGGTGGGAGGGAATGCCGGATGCCGGACTATGAATTTCCTACAGGTAAAGAATCCACTGCTGGAGATCAGGAGCAAGTGGAGGTGAACATCAAAGGAGAGGCAGATAGCCCAGAGGAGAAGGATTTAAGAAGGatggaagaaggagaagaccAACTGGAAAGCAATACGCTAAG CGAGGTTTCCGAACAACATCACTGTGTCGAGGACGATACACAAAAGGACAAGATGCGACCGTCCGTCTCAGAGGCCTCAACACGCCTGTCTGTTGACTATCTGCTGCCCTGCAATGATGAATCCAGCACAAGCGCAGACACAACGATCAAGGAGAGGGAGGTGGTCGATAATCAGCAAAGCGATTTTCTGGCTTGTCGTGCAAGTTCCGGGCAGACAGAAATCCCAGAGGCTTCAGTCAAGGAGTCTGGAGACGTTTCTGTAAGCTCCACAGAGCAACCCGGAACCTGTGTTAGAGTGGATGTAGGCCAGAAAGACGGGGAGGACGTAAAGGTACGCAAAGAGATCGAAGACGTGGGTGAAGAAAGGGAAATAGGAGAAAATGATCAGAGCATGTGGGGAGAAACCAGTAAGGATGGCATCAAAGTGAGCGCTGATATAAAGCAGGTGGAAAAGATGCAGGAATCGAGCAAAGAGCAGGATATTGGGACAGGCGGGACAAGCAGTGACGATT CGGAAGATACTACTGAGCATTTGACAGTCAGAGTGGAAGAGCAGATAGGAAAAGTTACGGGGGATGAAATggtggaggatgatgaaggacGGACGAATGAGGCAGAAGCTAcgatggaggaagagaaggaatcGATGGAGACAACTGAAGACAATCTCATAGACACAAATACAGAGGAAGAGTTTGAGGAAGAAGACACCAGTTTAAAACAGGCTGCAAAGAGCCGAGGAAAGTCTTCCATCAACAATGAGACGCCGCATGATGACAAAAAAGACATGATttccaaagaagaagagaacaaTGGTAAAAGGACAAGTGAGGCTCTCATCACGTCTGACATGAAGGACGTGAGGGAAAGTAGGAAGCTTGAGGAAAGCATCCTCATGAAAGGAGGAGTAGGAAGGCAGCTGGTTATCTCCAAGCATCCAAAGGTTTTCCAAGTAAAAGCTGTGCCGATTGTTCCTCCAAAGCCACAGCACTGCAAACTCACCGCCATGACCctccgacagcagcagcagcagagggagggaaacgatgGAGGCAGAAGTAAAGAAAACTTAGCGAGGGTCCCAACAGAGCGTGAAGCAGTTTGTACGGAAGACCAGGGGAGAATGGAGAAGCCAACACTCaagggagaggagaaagagagggacaggaggagggacGGTGAGGAAAGGGCCAAGAGGGATGGGAGCAGACAAAGTCCCCTCAGCATGTGTTTCGACGAggctgttgccatagcaaccatgagaagagaaaaagagaaggagcGGCAGAGGGAGTGGGGAAATGAAGTGCAATGA